One Malus sylvestris chromosome 14, drMalSylv7.2, whole genome shotgun sequence DNA segment encodes these proteins:
- the LOC126600169 gene encoding serine/threonine-protein kinase CTR1-like isoform X2: MEMPGRRSNYKLLSQVPDDQTAAFYETESKNKGKCDSGLDWVTGADYRANQQAIRAGNPYSSAWLQRQSSGFGYVPDDVFKVSGVGGEFRMKGVHGAVAITSGGGGSSSWKSWAQQTEESYQLQLALALRLSSEATCADDPNFLDPVLDESMSRTWGSVDAISHRFWVNGCLSYFDKVPDGFYLIHGIDQYVWTVCTDLKENGRIPSIDSLRSVDPGIGSSIEVVLIDRRSDPNLKELQNRVLTISRTCITMKEIVDQMAKLVCNRMGGSASVGEDEILSIWRESSDDLKDCGSVVVPIGSLSVGLCRHRALLFKVLADTIGLPCRIAKGCKCCTRDNASSCLVRFERDREYLVDLIANPGYLCEPDSLLNGPSSISISSPLHFPRLKPVEPTIDFRLLANQYFSDCQSLNLVFDEASAGSAVDEDNMYPKQFDRKSTEGKNLFSSFSGYTSAHAEIPETRGHRDGPKVDTITDSRFVEGVRLVPSKPSKELALNVGNLDIPWSDLVIKEKIGAGSFGTVQRADWHGSDVAVKILMEQDLHEEHFKEFLSEVTIMKDLRHPNIVLFMGAVTKPPNLSIVTEYLSRGSLFMLLQKPGAREALDENSRLKMAHDVAKGMNYLHRHKPPIVHHDLKSPNLLVDKHYTVKVCDFGLSRSKASTFLSPKSAAGTAEWMAPEVMRNEPSNEKSDVYSFGVILWELATLQRPWGNLNPLQVVSAVVVYNKRLDIPHDVNPRVAAIIEACWANEPWKRPSFASIMESLTPLIKDPVTQPSHANMPLLT; this comes from the exons ATGGAAATGCCCGGTAGGAGATCCAACTACAAGCTTCTGAGCCAAGTCCCCGACGACCAGACGGCGGCGTTTTACGAGACGGAGAGCAAGAACAAGGGGAAATGCGACAGCGGGCTCGATTGGGTAACCGGAGCCGATTACCGGGCGAATCAGCAAGCGATTCGTGCCGGGAACCCGTACTCGTCGGCCTGGTTGCAGAGGCAGTCGAGTGGGTTCGGGTACGTGCCGGACGATGTGTTCAAGGTTAGTGGTGTAGGGGGTGAATTTCGAATGAAGGGTGTGCATGGAGCTGTTGCGATCACCAGCGGTGGCGGCGGCTCGTCTTCTTGGAAGAGCTGGGCTCAGCAGACTGAGGAGAGTTATCAGCTGCAGCTGGCTTTGGCTCTTCGGCTCTCATCGGAGGCCACATGCGCCGATGATCCTAACTTCTTGGATCCAGTGCTCGATGAATCAATGTCTAGGACATGGGGCTCCGTTGACGCCATTTCGCATCGGTTTTGG GTGAATGGCTGCCTGTCGTACTTTGACAAAGTGCCTGATGGATTTTACCTAATTCATGGAATAGATCAGTATGTATGGACTGTGTGCACTGATCTGAAAGAAAATGGTCGTATACCATCAATTGATTCATTAAGGTCTGTTGATCCTGGCATTGGTTCAAGTATTGAAGTGGTTTTAATTGATCGACGTAGTGATCCCAATCTAAAGGAGCTCCAAAATAGGGTTTTAACCATTTCTCGTACCTGCATAACTATGAAAGAGATTGTAGATCAGATGGCAAAGCTTGTATGCAATCGCATGGG GGGTTCAGCTTCTGTAGGAGAGGATGAAATATTGTCCATATGGAGGGAGAGCAGTGATGATCTGAAAGATTGCGGATCTGTAGTTGTTCCAATAGGCAGCCTTTCTGTTGGCCTATGTAGACATCGTGCTTTATTATTCAAA GTTTTGGCTGATACAATTGGTTTACCTTGTCGAATTGCCAAAGGCTGTAAATGTTGTACAAGGGATAATGCCTCCTCTTGTCTTGTTCGGTTTGAGAGGGACAG GGAGTATTTAGTCGATTTGATTGCAAATCCAGGTTACTTGTGCGAGCCTGATTCCTTGCTCAATGGCCCATCATCCATCTCAATTTCTTCACCGCTGCACTTTCCAAGACTAAAACCAGTTGAACCTACTATTGATTTCAGGTTACTGGCTAATCAGTATTTCTCGGACTGTCAATCGCTTAATCTTGTTTTTGATGAAGCTTCTGCAG GAAGTGCTGTTGATGAGGACAATATGTATCCTAAACAATTTGATAGGAAGAGTACAGAGGGAAAAAACCTTTTTTCAAGTTTCAGTGGCTACACCTCTGCACACGCAGAAATTCCTGAGACAAGGG GGCATAGAGATGGCCCAAAGGTGGATACAATTACAGACTCAAGGTTTGTTGAGGGTGTTCGACTGGTTCCTAGTAAACCAAGTAAAGAGCTCGCACTCAATGTAGGGAATTTGGACATCCCATGGAGTGATCTCGtaataaaagagaaaattgGTGCAG GTTCTTTTGGAACTGTTCAACGTGCTGATTGGCATGGCTCT GATGTTGCTGTAAAGATTCTTATGGAGCAAGATTTACATGAAGAACACTTTAAAGAATTTTTGAGTGAG GTTACTATAATGAAGGACCTGCGGCATCCAAACATTGTTCTCTTTATGGGTGCAGTTACCAAGCCGCCAAACTTGTCCATAGTCACGGAATATTTATCAAG AGGTAGCTTGTTTATGCTTTTGCAGAAACCTGGCGCAAGGGAGGCATTGGATGAGAACAGCCGCTTGAAAATGGCTCATGATGTG GCAAAGGGAATGAATTATCTTCATAGACACAAACCTCCCATCGTTCATCATGATTTAAAATCTCCAAATCTGTTGGTAGACAAACATTATACAGTGAAG GTTTGCGATTTTGGTCTTTCCCGTTCAAAGGCAAGCACCTTCCTTTCCCCAAAATCAGCTGCTGGGACT GCTGAATGGATGGCACCAGAAGTCATGCGTAATGAACCGTCAAATGAGAAGTCAGATGTTTACAGTTTTGGTGTAATATTGTGGGAACTCGCAACATTGCAACGGCCGTGGGGTAATTTAAATCCACTGCAG GTTGTCTCAGCTGTTGTGGTTTATAACAAAAGGCTGGACATTCCGCATGATGTGAATCCACGTGTGGCGGCTATAATTGAGGCTTGCTGGGCCAA CGAACCCTGGAAACGACCTTCATTTGCTAGTATCATGGAATCTTTGACGCCATTGATAAAAGATCCTGTGACTCAACCTAGTCATGCAAATATGCCATTACTCACCTGA